A window of the Cucurbita pepo subsp. pepo cultivar mu-cu-16 chromosome LG01, ASM280686v2, whole genome shotgun sequence genome harbors these coding sequences:
- the LOC111793051 gene encoding uncharacterized protein LOC111793051 encodes MIKAFASSFVPSESKNRLRLCTFFIAIFLGAGAYFIASEFITKEMFRWEAFYPARNVKSSTCKNRCRPPGSESLPEGIITKTSNFEFHPLWGSSVQNKMLKMSKNLLAIAVGIKQRRVVSKIVEKFPRDDFDVILFHYDGVVDEWRDFAWSSRALHVSALNQTKWWFAKRFLHPDIVAEYNYIFLWDEDLGVENFNPKRYVSILKEEGLEISQPALDPVKSKVHQLLTARKTGSKVHRRFYNFKGSGRCNANSTAPPCTGWVEMMAPVFSRAAWRCTWYMIQNDLIHAWGLDRQLGYCAQGDRTQKVGVVDAEYIVHLGLPTLGASHDNVEPKMDNRVKVRMQSSLEMQVFKERWTDAAKKDKCWIDRYR; translated from the exons ATGATCAAGGCCTTCGCTTCT AGTTTCGTGCCATCGGAGTCGAAGAATAGATTACGCCTCTGTACCTTCTTCATTGCCATATTCCTTGGTGCTGGAGCTTATTTCATAGCAAGTGAATTCATTACAAAG GAAATGTTTAGATGGGAGGCATTTTATCCTGCCCGAAATGTAAAGTCCAGCACGTGCAAG AATCGATGCAGACCTCCTGGGAGTGAGTCTTTGCCAGAAGGAATCATTACTAAAACATCTAACTTCGAATTTCATCCTCTATGGGGTTCAAGTGTACAAAAT AAAATGCTGAAGATGTCTAAGAACTTGTTAGCTATTGCTGTTGGAATCAAACAAAGACGTGTAGTGTCGAAAATTGTCGAAAAG TTCCCTCGAGACGATTTTGACgtgattctttttcattacGATGGTGTTGTGGATGAATGGAGGGATTTCGCATGGAGTTCTCGTGCACTACATGTCTCTGCATTGAATCAGACAAAATG GTGGTTCGCCAAGCGTTTCTTGCATCCAGATATTGTTGCTGAATATAATTATATCTTTCTTTGGGATGAGGACCTTGGCGTCGAGAATTTTAACCCGAAACG ATATGTATCAATCCTCAAGGAGGAGGGGCTTGAGATATCACAACCAGCTCTCGATCCAGTTAAGTCCAAGGTGCACCAGCTGCTTACTGCACGCAAAACCGGATCGAAAGTACACAG AAGGTTTTATAACTTCAAGGGCAGTGGACGGTGCAACGCTAATAGCACGGCTCCTCCATGCACAGG ATGGGTAGAAATGATGGCTCCTGTGTTCTCCAGGGCAGCATGGAGATGCACATGGTATATGATTCAG AATGACTTGATCCATGCATGGGGCTTAGATCGACAGCTTGGCTATTGTGCACAA GGTGACCGAACACAAAAAGTTGGCGTTGTCGATGCCGAATACATCGTTCATCTAGGTCTGCCCACGCTCGGTGCTTCCCATGACAATGTG GAACCCAAAATGGATAATCGAGTTAAA GTGAGGATGCAATCTTCCTTAGAAATGCAGGTCTTCAAGGAACGATGGACGGACGCTGCAAAGAAGGACAAGTGTTGGATCGACCGGTATCGGTAG